Proteins from a genomic interval of Aestuariirhabdus haliotis:
- the secF gene encoding protein translocase subunit SecF — translation MSAKKVINFMGARMLAVAISAVLVLGSIATLGVNGLQFGLDFTGGTLVELGYDRAADLQKIRDDLAAAGFEDTVVQDYGSASDVLIRMPGDDPKLGDSVVDSLQASYDGKIDLRRVEFVGPQVGEELREQGGLGMLLALLLVMVYIAVRFQYKFAVGAVVALAHDVIIVLGMFSLLGIGFDLTVLAAVLSVIGYSLNDTIVVSDRIRENFRKMRKGSETDIINSSLTQTFGRTVVTSLTTMLVLVALFYFGGEMIHGFALALIIGVGVGTYSSIYVAANILLFMDITREDLLPPQKEEDEVDQMP, via the coding sequence ATGTCAGCCAAAAAAGTTATTAATTTTATGGGTGCGCGGATGTTGGCTGTGGCCATCTCCGCCGTACTGGTGCTGGGTTCGATCGCTACTCTGGGGGTTAATGGCCTTCAGTTCGGGCTGGATTTTACCGGTGGTACCCTGGTCGAGTTAGGTTATGACCGAGCCGCCGATCTGCAAAAAATCCGTGATGATCTTGCCGCCGCCGGTTTTGAAGACACAGTGGTGCAGGATTATGGCAGTGCCAGTGATGTTTTGATTCGCATGCCCGGAGATGACCCCAAGCTGGGGGATTCGGTGGTCGATTCATTGCAAGCATCCTACGATGGCAAGATCGATTTGCGCCGGGTCGAGTTTGTCGGCCCTCAGGTAGGTGAAGAGCTGCGAGAGCAGGGCGGTCTGGGCATGTTGCTGGCTTTGTTGCTGGTGATGGTCTATATCGCGGTGCGATTCCAGTACAAGTTTGCCGTGGGCGCCGTAGTGGCTCTGGCACACGATGTCATTATTGTACTGGGCATGTTTTCCCTGCTTGGTATTGGCTTTGACCTGACCGTACTGGCCGCAGTGCTGTCGGTTATCGGTTACTCGCTAAACGATACCATTGTGGTGTCAGACCGCATTCGTGAAAACTTCCGCAAAATGCGTAAGGGTAGCGAAACCGATATCATCAACTCCTCATTGACCCAAACCTTTGGGCGAACCGTAGTGACCTCCTTAACCACCATGCTGGTGCTGGTTGCGCTGTTCTACTTTGGTGGTGAGATGATCCATGGCTTTGCCCTGGCGTTGATTATCGGTGTCGGTGTGGGTACCTACTCTTCCATCTACGTGGCGGCGAATATTCTGTTGTTTATGGATATTACCCGCGAAGATCTGCTACCGCCGCAGAAAGAAGAAGACGAAGTGGACCAGATGCCCTGA
- the tadA gene encoding tRNA adenosine(34) deaminase TadA, with translation MTPPDTHASPAIFDDEHWMRLALEQAQRAAQCDEVPVGALVVHAGRLVGTGFNQPISACNPVAHAEILALQDAARCLNNYRLIDCTLYVTLEPCTMCAGALIHSRIQRLVYGATEPKAGAILSTSRVLEQEAMNHRIEVTGGILAQESSALISGFFQRRRAEKRAARGKPPLS, from the coding sequence ATGACTCCTCCCGATACCCATGCTTCCCCTGCCATTTTCGATGATGAGCATTGGATGCGTCTGGCCCTGGAGCAGGCCCAGCGTGCGGCGCAATGCGATGAGGTGCCGGTGGGAGCGTTGGTTGTTCATGCCGGCCGTTTGGTGGGTACAGGTTTTAACCAGCCGATCAGCGCCTGCAATCCTGTCGCTCATGCAGAAATACTGGCGTTGCAGGATGCTGCCCGCTGCCTGAATAACTATCGTCTGATCGATTGCACGTTGTATGTCACCCTGGAGCCTTGCACGATGTGTGCGGGGGCATTGATCCATAGCCGGATTCAGCGCTTGGTATATGGGGCAACAGAACCCAAGGCTGGTGCGATCCTCAGTACATCCAGGGTACTTGAGCAGGAAGCCATGAATCACCGTATTGAGGTGACGGGGGGCATTTTGGCGCAGGAGAGCTCGGCCTTGATTTCGGGGTTTTTCCAGCGCCGGCGAGCCGAGAAGCGCGCCGCACGAGGCAAGCCGCCACTGTCCTGA
- the mltF gene encoding membrane-bound lytic murein transglycosylase MltF — translation MGIGRLSGSLPVWAFIAVTALSLFLTGCDKPTQLEQIQQQNKLLMLTRNTPTTYFHDRDEPSGFEYELARQFANELGVELEVRAISSVEELINTLIRPAFEQPVTFAAAGLSITPERQQKVAFSPPYMNINLHLVYNRKLPKPAAFDQLTEGELVVEQGGHHEERVRSLIADFEPQWSSSDELESMDLLQMVDDGEIAYTIVDSNLWATNYIYFPNARIAFDLQPGEQLAWAFPKGKDRSLQQEAEQFFARIAQDGTLAHLNERFYGHVDQLDYVGVRTFMRQLDNRLPKYRELFIGAAQQHELDWKLLAAVGYQESHWRPTARSPTGVRGLMMLTLPTAKEMDVDNRLDPVQSINGGARYFAKIKRRIPESIREPDRTWMALAAYNVGRGHLEDARVITEKRGGNPNRWVDVKKNLPLLAQKKWYKSTRYGYARGHEPVAYVQNIRRYYDLIRWTETPQVEASQLAQTSHEPGISEEAISEPSLTDNQGSAANKIN, via the coding sequence ATGGGAATAGGTCGTCTTTCGGGTTCCCTGCCAGTATGGGCATTTATCGCAGTTACCGCCCTGAGTTTATTCCTGACGGGCTGTGACAAACCGACCCAACTGGAGCAAATTCAACAGCAAAACAAGCTCTTGATGCTCACGCGCAACACCCCGACAACGTACTTTCACGATCGCGATGAGCCCAGCGGGTTTGAGTACGAACTCGCTCGCCAATTCGCCAACGAGCTGGGCGTCGAACTTGAGGTTCGCGCCATCAGCTCGGTCGAAGAGCTGATCAACACCTTGATTCGCCCGGCCTTTGAACAGCCCGTGACCTTTGCCGCCGCAGGACTCAGCATCACCCCCGAGCGCCAACAAAAGGTGGCTTTTTCACCGCCCTACATGAACATCAACCTGCATCTGGTGTACAACCGCAAACTGCCCAAGCCAGCTGCGTTCGACCAGCTTACCGAGGGCGAGCTGGTGGTTGAGCAAGGGGGGCACCACGAAGAGCGTGTGCGTTCACTGATCGCCGACTTCGAACCCCAATGGAGCAGCAGTGATGAGCTGGAAAGCATGGACCTGCTGCAGATGGTCGATGATGGCGAAATCGCCTACACCATTGTCGACTCCAACCTCTGGGCAACCAACTACATCTATTTCCCCAACGCCCGTATCGCCTTTGACCTGCAACCCGGCGAGCAACTCGCCTGGGCGTTTCCCAAGGGTAAGGATCGCAGCCTGCAACAAGAGGCCGAGCAATTTTTCGCTCGCATTGCCCAGGACGGTACCCTGGCGCACCTGAACGAACGCTTCTACGGCCACGTCGACCAGCTGGACTATGTCGGTGTTCGCACCTTTATGCGCCAGCTGGACAATCGCCTGCCCAAGTATCGGGAGCTCTTTATCGGTGCGGCCCAGCAACATGAACTGGATTGGAAATTACTCGCCGCCGTTGGCTATCAGGAATCCCATTGGCGACCCACTGCCCGCTCACCAACCGGAGTCAGGGGGCTGATGATGCTTACCCTGCCCACAGCCAAGGAAATGGATGTGGACAATCGACTGGACCCGGTGCAGAGCATTAATGGCGGCGCTCGCTACTTTGCCAAAATAAAACGACGCATACCGGAAAGTATTCGCGAGCCTGATCGCACCTGGATGGCACTGGCAGCCTACAATGTGGGACGCGGCCATCTGGAAGACGCCCGGGTGATTACCGAAAAACGCGGCGGAAATCCCAATCGCTGGGTAGATGTGAAAAAAAACCTGCCTCTGCTCGCCCAGAAGAAATGGTACAAGAGCACCCGCTATGGCTATGCCCGTGGCCATGAACCCGTCGCTTACGTACAAAACATTCGCCGTTACTACGATCTGATACGGTGGACCGAAACGCCTCAGGTAGAAGCCAGCCAGTTGGCCCAAACCTCTCACGAACCGGGTATCAGCGAAGAGGCCATTAGCGAACCCAGCCTGACCGACAATCAGGGTAGCGCCGCCAACAAGATCAATTAA